DNA from Ziziphus jujuba cultivar Dongzao chromosome 2, ASM3175591v1:
atatgtatatctaaaaGAGTGTTATTATGGAAAAAATCAATTCTGACTGGTGGacgaaatatattttataacatgTAGGATGAGCGAGaacaaatttttattgttgCACATCCTACAACATACTGTAGATGCCCATCATTCAATGGTGACTTTCTGCACAATAATAATTCCATAcgcatatgtgtgtatatatatatatgtatatagtttttTATCAGGTCTTACAATATTATTCTAAGATACGAAATCAAAGTtgttaagatttttttaaattatttaattagtagcttatttctaaaaattaaaggGATTTATTTATCTGCTAAGTAatgttaaaaatatcaaaaaactaATCCAAACATATTTACCAAGTGAAttggtataatttttttattgatttacgTTTGCTtttattaaattcttaaaagatttacgtatttatatttatattatatgaatattttaatgaataaaataatagcatATCATCTTGTCACTTTCATCTAGCTAACATATTAGTAGACATTTTAATACCCCTAGTATTActcttaattattaatttaatacctACATCAGTATGAGAGATGGGTGCTAATCAagaatcatttatatatatatatatatatatatatatgtatataattgtttatatattgatAGATAAATGAAATTGCTATTGTGCAGTAAGTTGCCCACTAAATGGTAGAAAAGACATAATCCTTAAAATATCACGGGATATGCAATAGTAATATATTACAGAATGTATTTTACCCACTATTTAATATGTAACTTCATCCACAATAAcactcatatatatttatattcacaCATTTAGTAAGTAATTAGAAGAGACCACCTCACAAGAAAAGGGTAATCAATTAGAATAGACTTGCCCATATTCTCTGTCAATGGGCAGCCAATCAAGTATAATGGGATTTTTTTTGATATCCTTATATCGTGTCGCAGGATTTTCTCTGCCCTTTTTGGTTCAATGACTCATTTCTTCAGCCAAACGAAAAGAATAGGCATGTTTCGTGGCTGTGGGTGTAACCAAATTTTTAACGTTGTACTGTGTCCCATACATTTACACAAACCTAGCATCTCCTGTGTCGGTGAGGCCCCCTACATTTGACTTAATACAACGAATGACTTCCCTTGTCTAAAAGGTCAACAACCAAAAATATGTGGGCCCAAATAACCTCCGCCGTGCACTGAGATCCAAAAGATCTACAACATCTAtcaagaaaatatatgtatatgaaataaACCCTATTCAATGTCATATTATTCttagtttgaaaaaatatattatatcatatatccattcttttcaactacatatatatatatatatatatatatatatagctccaGATGGATCAAAGTATAAACCAATGttgattattttttagattagaGATAACTGAATTTATTAagattagtttttttattacaatttattaaGATTAGTCAATAGCTAAATTTACTTATATCTAACTTTAACAATcaattcaataaattattattattacatttggaTTGATGTTCAGCTAGCTAGAAATTTCATATATAGATATCATCCATATTTATGCCAGTCTTTTAccttataatgaaaaaaatttgtacaTGTTAACATGTCACGTAAGCATATGATTAGTGTTAAATCAccgtttatttcaaaatttatggtTAGAAAAAAACGAGTTCAATTTATTTCTAATACAACCCCATTTGTAGGCCCATTAacatcaaggaaaaaaaatcgaGCATTATATGTGCCAAATAATTCAAACAACAATTCAACCTGACTCAAACAATAAttcaatacaaatacaaattcaagaaaaaatgGGAAGAAGGAAATTGGCTCTTGTTTGtgtaaaacaatataaataacaatttaaccGAACTCACATAAAAATTTCTCAATCATGAAGGATCTAATACCTTGTTAAATTGCCATCCTCTATTCTAAAAGTTGTAGCTAATAAAAAGCAGATTCAACAATATGTATGTCAagcttatttttctaaaattaaaaatcgaAAATTTATAAGATCAAATAGAAAACTTTATAGTATAATTATCATACGTCGGTATGGTTTATATTAAAGGAcgttggaaaatttttaatagaaattaaaacGTTATTATCTGTACAGTTGTATATTTCCTATAGTTAATTTGTCCGTGCAGAAATTGAATGAATTCAAGTCTATGGTACTTTGAAAAGCACTTATAGTGGACAAATGTGATATTTTACCAACACGGTAGAGGCGAGGGGGTAGAGAAGCAAGTACTTATTGACTGTTAGATTGAGCCAAAGTGATTTTTCTATATCTCTCATGTTAATGATATATGTTTTCCTAAATTCATGCAATTATACAAAATTGGGAtacatttttcatttcaaaCCAGTAATCTTGACAACTACTAATTAACACGTCTGTCCCCTCTAAAGTATAAAAAGccaagaccttttttttttctttttttttttttgggtgggtggTTAAAGGCTAAgacttcaaaatttttgtattacTTACATTTTAGTATTCTCTAATTTTAGTATGTTGTGACTTAAACTCTTAGTTTTAAGACGTACCACATTGAGTCCTTTATTTATAATTTGGCGCACATTGAGCCTTTTATAAACTTAATAGTATGTTATGATTTTTAACCCCTACTGAAAGTATGATGTATGGACTGTGACCTTTTACAAATTGAATTAGATGCTTCACATTTTGCCGAGTTATGTAGACCACCCTGAATAATCTTTCAATGTTTGATGTTGAAGAATTTGGTGATAGTTGTATCAATATGCGCCAACTCAATGATAGAATACTCAATATGGTGGGTTTTAAAACCAGTCTAAATTGCCATACAGAAGACATTAAAGTCCAACTAACCTTACATTCTTTTGTAGAACTTTTGGACGTATATGGAAGTATAAGTGATTAATGTATATTTGACGCGGCTGAGTTAACTTAGATAATTAAACAGAAAATACCTTAAAATTAATGtcagaattatatatatttatcaatattctCTAACTTGCTGCTCACTAACTATTAAGGATCcatgaaaaatatttgtgtATAAACAGTCAAGAAGTATATATGAGCCAACTTGCAAGGAAGATAAAATTGAAAGATTTGTTAAATATTAGTTTGACTATATGTCAaagatgaattaattatatcttaCTTAAAAGGATTTTTCTAACAAAGACATATAGATATTTCAGTTTTcttgtaaaatatacattcttcataAGAACACTCTCACGTAATGTAATTAACCTCACTAATTTATAACCTTAACCTAAAGAGGCaagctattatatatatatatatatatatatatatatattacattaataTCTTAGAGAAGGGCGTAGTGAGCAAATCAACCATTGTATGTTTCTGGTCTTACTCTTTCTTGATGCTGCTTTTGACTTTTATAAAAGCATAAAGTCTTCCAAAAGGGAGAATTACACATCATGCACTATAGATAAAGGGCTATACAAGAGAGAAGTTTCAATGCACCGGGGTATATGTACACCCTCTAGCTTACATAGGTGTATGGATCCTACAcataaaattagtttataatCTAGCTagcatttcttctatttttgtttttggtcaacaatttcaaactaatttatgaaaaattttgacaacaaaaataaattaataaggaaaaatataCTAGTTCTCTCCACAAGGTAACTCATCGAATTAAACTTATGTTCAATTATATTCAGATCGGTAACATAGtaaagatataatatatatatatatatatatatatatacacataggcAAAATGCTATGATAGAAAAGTCATTCACCGCATGAAGGAGAACAACCATTTGCAGCTGTTAAATTGCGTAGATTGTGCATATTTAATGATTGTTATCCAAACTTCATTTATTATAACAGATTTATATATAGgtgctgaaaaataaaaattttatattagtattcatattaagaattttatttgaacttagttatatttttatatgtttatcaatatatatttatttatagatatatgtatattcttttttttatgatagGGTGGGCGTTCAATTCATGGTAGGTGTCCCCATTATTTTCAACAATTAGTTGACAAAACTACATATGTATAGTATGGTCTTTCAGTTGTGAAAACTTTTTTCTTACGTTACAGCTAAAATAATTTGTTGCTCGATCAATTTTCGGAAGTCTTTCATAAATTCCTATATCATGTCAGAACtgtatgtatctatatatcAATCTACCATTAAAAGGCagaaattttatccaaaaaaaattaattttcctttaaaaGGCAAATCCATGCATTAGTTTCCTGAATCACAACTAATTTGCTCAAAAACCAGATTGTAGTTAAGTTGACGAAACCATATATAAAAACAAGTTAAACTGAAAAGCAAAAGCTCCAGCATCAGAAATCAAAAttctattttaactttttatactAGCCTTTTAATTTGGACGGCTAGTTGGAGTCCATATTATTTTGTGCATGGAAAAGAACCAGAAATCTTTTCAGTGGAACGACCAGAAGGAAATggacaatatttaaaaaaaccaaCTGACGTATATAATTTTCGGTAAAATTCagattcttaattaattattaatgtaaATTCTACCATGATATTCAACAAATATGCTCTTTTAGCAATACATGTGGGAGACTTTGAGGCCATGTTcagtaattaatatattttttacatttaatttttttctgaaaaaattatatgtgtctttaattataattattttccacTACTTTTGGTTAGAAGATTTTCTTCAAAGTAGAGGTCGATCAAAAACCGAACAAATCAATCAAATTCAGATGATTTGTGTTGGGTTGAATAACTGTCTCGTCTTAGTTTGTTTAAGAAAATACTGACTAACACGAAAATTAATTGGTTTGATTAACCATTAATCATGAAGATAATAGCTTGATAAAAACTGAGCATAATGAATCATatattgtttttctatttttgccgaaaatttcataattaaattcaatatttcATTTGACTTTAttgtttgtatatttatatttacgaTATTTAGTGTAAATGATATTTCCAAattcttataatatataatttcataataCAATTCtactcaaatatttattatatttaacaaaaaaaaaaaaaaagggcctcaaatgttaaaactttttaactaagattttaaacaaaaaaaaaataaaaaagaagattaaaaaccGAAACGCCCCATTCCACGGAAACCAACCATTTGGATAGTttcagaattttctttttttggtaattttttgttGGTTTGGTTTTTACATGCACGTATATTTAGTGTCTTTcgattaaatttaattttaacatcaaacaaatataattggttttgatttgaaatttaacaaaacaaaaaaaaaaaaattgaattaaccAAACTCTCTACGCTCCCTGCAATCAAGTACAAAAGTGAGTAAATATATGAATAGGCTTCATAGCCTTTAATATATTAACCTGTccttaattttgattattacATTACTCACAGCTACTACAAATCTAAACACATGATTCACATGCTTTCCCAGTAACTCATCTAACATCTTACCCTCAATGATAACATAAGCATACATAAAGATTTTCAACTTTTCCCATCTAGCTTAAGCCATAAGATTTTAAGTGAAAACCCATAccgatgatatatatatatatatatatattttacatttctGGCACTCCTATATGTACCAAGCATCATCTTAGCTATATGATCGTCTTCATGCAAAGTATctatatactaatatatatatatatatatgtattgcttACCTTATGGTAGGCTACAAATTAGGACTAGACCTATTAAATTTAGCAGCTTCGAGCTGGGAAAGACAATCCGTACGTGtgtcataataatataatatataaaaatacatccAAGCACCCATTATATCCTGAGAGAAAAAGAGTAGGAGATAGATGGAGGAACTTGACCTTAACTACTAGTTAGTATTTGGTTTGCCTTCTTTCTCAAGCAAGAGCTATTGCAGGAGTACAAAGAGTGAGGTCTAGGTTTATGTCAGGCAAAGTAGTACTGGTTTTGTTGCTATCTGAACTTGTTGCGGTATCATTATTAACCTTGAGATTTTTGTAGCCATGGAAATTCACAGGTTTTGGTGCCTGATCGTTTGGTGATTCAGATGATTTTCTAGCACCAATCGAAGTGTTTCTCAATCGATGTGGTTTATTAGGATCAAGACCCCTCTGTATTAGCTTCTTCCTAATATGAGAATTCCAGTAATTCTTCACCTCGTTGTCCGTCCTTCCCGGTAATCTACCCGCTATGAGCGACCACCTAAATATGTGGAGCATATAATAAATGTACTgttaatattgatcatgattttaatagtattttataggataaaaaaaaattaagaattttcccaaatcatcatgctattttttttttttcaatcctgAATTAAAATTACACCAAAAAAGTCTCACTTTTTTTTCTCACCAAGTCTTTTGGAGACTTTTAGGAAATTGATGATGACactataaagaaaaaagaaaatagttaatttatttgtacaaACCTATTTCCAAGAAGTGCATGAAGCTTGATGATCAGGTCCTCTTCATCTTCACCAAAGTTTCCACGTTTAAGGTCTGGTCTGAGATAGTTTATCCATCTTAGTCGACAACTTTTACCACATCGGCGCAACCCTAATTATTCATCAAAAACATGGACAAtaaaatgacaataataatattcaatagagaaaaaaataaataaataaactttactACTGAAAATTTCATTGCATTATTCCCTCTTTAAACAGCATAAGTGcttgaaaattcattaaaacCCTAACTTCCTCTCCATCGAAGAAGTACCTGCAGCCTGAGGAAGAGAACTCCAGCAACCTTCACCATGTTTTTGAATATAATCAATGAGTTTCTGATCTTCTTGCCTAGACCAAGCCCCTTTGTTTGTGTCTTTCTTTTCACAGCAAGGCTTTCTCATTGAGTAATATTTTATCAGAACTCTAAAACGATCTCTAAGAGAGATATTCAGCAAAAATTAAGCATacaaaagttttttatttttattttttctcggAAAACGGAATCCCACTTTCCAAACAGCTTAGAACTTCCCaagtaaaaaggaaaatggTGTTGCGTGTTGGTGTAATGGAGGGTTAGATATATGTGAAATCCAACATGGGTTTGACTTGACTGGTTGTTTACACTTTACGGAcacattttctctctctttcttattttgttgctctgtgtgtgtgtgtgtgtgtgtgtgtgtgtgttgtttTAGCTGTGAATAACAAGGAGAATGTGATGAGGAAAGCAGAAGGAGTTAGTTGACGAGGCCCGGCCCAAATCCAACCCACCCCGCCCACCCTACCCCCTATTTCGTACCTCGGCTTTCTATGGTGGGCCCGACAGACTCACTGCTTTTATGTACCCTAAAGTATGTTTTCTGCAGGAGATATGtatcataataattaatgaaaatatatttacgatgcatttcctttttatctacgccattaattttatttttcttttaatcataattataaaattatttttaatgtttttatgttGCTGTTTATATAAAAACTTCATGAGTTTTTGCttattatatttaatcattttcttATTAGAATATTTCTTATTCACATAAATTTAatcattaaattgttttaacggctaaaaatttttttcaaacaatttaaatgctagacttaaaactataattttgaatgatataaatttattgtcatattaaaattctaaaaaagttTTGATGGTTTCCATATATAAGATAGTCTGATATgaaaatttttctctctctctatatatatatatatatatgattatattttGTTGAGGATACATTTCCAATATAAAAGGGAAAGATATAGATGTAAAAAGTAGGAAAGGTTATACCTCGATCAATGATTaaatcaaaagcaaaaaaataaaaattgatgaattaaatttaaaaatcaaattagataaGTGacaatttttagtatttatcgTGTAAGTAAGTTTTTCAAACAATCTATAATATAAATCAttcattggaatttttttattagaaactCTCTTGTCTTAAGATTCaaattaaagtaataataataataataataataataataaatagaaagaaaagacGAACACTTTTCAATAATGAATTTTATCATGAAATTAACAAacagatatttaatttatcagtGGTACAAAAATTATTGCCAAAAAGAATTTATTCGGCTCCATGACAATCTAATAGTAAGAAGGGAATGAGAGTGACCCtgtataaaacaaataattagcaAATATTTgtgtcaatttatttttttccaccattttctaagagtttttttttttttttctcttttatggaATAAAAATATCATAGTTGGAGAGTTGTTTTTAATTGCGTTGAAAGGAAAGCCTCCAAGTTTAGTTGTTGGTTATTTGTGGTCTCAGCTAAGAAGCAAGAACCGAACAAGattctcataaaataaaaacacaaagagGACAAACCAATCAAAGATTGAGTTAATGGGATACAAAAAAGTCAAGACCCCAGCACCGCCCACTTAATAAGAGAGGATaagaaaaactttataaatctattttgtcaaaattcttAGCTGTGTGAGCTTAGTTAATTTCAAATTAAGGCACTATATTGTGTACTAAACAGAAACCTTTcaattttagtaataaaaaatatactcaTTATCTCAGCGATGTGATCTGTTTGATTCATAGTAAAAGTT
Protein-coding regions in this window:
- the LOC125422401 gene encoding transcription factor MYB3; amino-acid sequence: MRKPCCEKKDTNKGAWSRQEDQKLIDYIQKHGEGCWSSLPQAAGLRRCGKSCRLRWINYLRPDLKRGNFGEDEEDLIIKLHALLGNRWSLIAGRLPGRTDNEVKNYWNSHIRKKLIQRGLDPNKPHRLRNTSIGARKSSESPNDQAPKPVNFHGYKNLKVNNDTATSSDSNKTSTTLPDINLDLTLCTPAIALA